One part of the Coffea eugenioides isolate CCC68of chromosome 10, Ceug_1.0, whole genome shotgun sequence genome encodes these proteins:
- the LOC113750792 gene encoding pathogenesis-related protein 5-like, whose translation MKNSGVVEACTFYVSNKCPFPIWPATAPNQGFPVVANGGFYLPSGRLRKFQAPGDSSGRIWARTGCNFDYSNDGRACETGDCNGRLECAGVIGVPPVTLVEFTLQVDKRQPSFYDVSIVDGYNLPVSVTPYPTAPKCYIGGCFSDIKKECPGELAVLNELGTFS comes from the exons atgaaaaa TAGTGGAGTTGTGGAAGCATGCACATTTTACGTGAGCAACAAGTGCCCATTTCCCATATGGCCTGCCACTGCCCCGAACCAAGGCTTTCCAGTCGTAGCAAACGGTGGCTTCTATCTTCCATCCGGGAGACTCCGGAAATTCCAGGCACCAGGAGATTCGAGTGGCCGCATCTGGGCCAGAACAGGTTGCAATTTCGACTACTCCAACGACGGACGAGCCTGTGAAACAGGCGACTGCAACGGGCGACTCGAATGCGCCGGGGTGATCGGCGTTCCTCCTGTGACGCTAGTAGAGTTTACGTTGCAGGTTGACAAGAGGCAGCCGAGTTTCTACGACGTAAGTATAGTGGATGGCTACAACCTCCCTGTTTCAGTGACCCCATATCCTACAGCACCAAAATGCTACATCGGAGGGTGCTTCTCAGATATAAAAAAGGAGTGCCCTGGGGAGCTGGCGGTCCTGAATGAGCTCGGAACTTTTTCTTAA